The Toxorhynchites rutilus septentrionalis strain SRP chromosome 1, ASM2978413v1, whole genome shotgun sequence genome contains the following window.
AACACTCGGTAAACGTAACCATTAAAGGAGTTAGCGGACAAGCACATGTTAAAAGGGGTATCAAAACTGTGATAGCCTCTCACGCAAGCAACTACAATGAAAGTTTAGAATTGATCATAGTGCCAAAGATATTGGACGATCAACCAAGCACAGCTATTGATGAAAAGGGTATACGGATACCAGAACAATTGCACCTTGCCGATCCCCAGTTTTACAGATCGAATGAAATCGACATTCTCCTCGGAGcgagaatatttttcaaaattctaatgCCAGGCCGGCTTAGCGTAGCCAACGGTCTTACGTATCAAGAGTCCAGCTTgggctggattgcatgtgggacGCTACGTCACAGCAGCCCATCAACCACTGTATTGTCTGCTACAAGGtgtagcagaaatgaattcgaaTTCCCACAGGACGAAATGGCCAAACTCATAGAGAAGTTTTGGCGTCTTGAAGAAGCGTGCTTTCAAGACTGGGAACCAAAGCAACATGACGAATGCGAGGCGGAAAGTCACTTCCGCACAACGTTAGAGATCGCTCCCGACGGGAGATACATTACACGAATGCCCCTACGGGGGGAGCCGTCATCGTTAGGCGACTCTTATCAACAAGCATATAGAAGATTCACATCGCTTGAGCAAAGGCTCAAGCGGAATGCAGACCTGTACAAAGAGTACAGGGCATTCATGAATGAATATGAAACACTGGGACATATGGTACCAGTCACCACAGAAGACTTTCACAAAGTAAAGTATTTCATCCCTCACTCGTGTGTGGTGAAACCAGATTCAACATCCACCAAGGTTAGGGTGGTGTTCGACGCAAGTGCAAAGACGTCAACCGGAGTATCCCTGAACGATATACAAATCGTGGGACCAACCATTCAAAAGGACTTATTTGATCTGCTAATTGATTTCAAGACGCACAACGACGTGCTAGTAGCAGATATTGCAAAGATGTACAGACAAATTCACATCGCATACACAGACACTTGGTTACAATGTATTTTGTGGCGCGACAGCCCCAATGATCAATTGAAAGCGTATAGACTGACGACTGTCACATATGGTGAAGCGTCTTCATCATTCTTGGCCTGTAGGGCACTACACGAAGCAGCTGAAGATTATCGGTCGGTAAATCCGAGAATTGCCGACACCATTCAACGATCGTTCTAtgttgacaatctaatgattggAGCGTCCAACGCAGATGAACTGACGGAGACGAAACGAGAAATAGAGCATGCATTGTCACTTCATGGATTTCCACTTCGAAAGTGGGCATCAAACAACGCAAGCGTACTGGAAGGAATTCCAGAGAAAGACTTGGAACCATTGATCCAAGTTGGTGACCAAGAGGTCATAAAGACATTGGGGATAGCCTGGAACCCCAAAACAGACGTGTTCCAGTTCATCAGTACGAAAAACATAGGTGAAACATACGAAGCGCTCACAAAGCGACAGATGGTCTCGAAGATTTTGAGACTGTATGACCCAATCGGATTGATACAACCTGTAATCATTACAGCTAAAATATTGATGCAAGAATTGTGGACTTATAACGTCAGCTGGGACGATGATGTTCCAGATCAAGCACTAAGCTCATGGAAGAAGTTCGAAGCTTCATTAGTGGAGCTCAGCAAGATAGAAATACCTCGGATGTCGACTCCGAGTCATACGATCGCACTAGATTTACACGGATTCAGTGACGCCTCCGAAAAGGCTTATGGATGCGTCATTTACTTACATGCAATCAACTTAAAAGGAGAAGAGAGTACGAATCTCTTATGTTCGAAATCGAGAGTGGCGCCTTTGAAGAAGGTCACTCTGCCCCGTCTGGAACTCTTGGCGGCGGCACTTCTAGCAGAACTAACTGCTAAAATAAAGAGCATTCTGGCCGGTCGAATCTCGTCGGAATATTACTACAGTGATTCACAAGTAGCGCTaagttggatcaaatcttcaaatacACGTTGGGGAACCTTCATTAGAAATAGAGTGCAGAAGATACACTCCACCACGAATCCAGAGcattggaaatatatatctaCGAAAGAAAATCCGGCTGATATGGTTTCGAGAGGAATTCCAGTCAGAAAATTACGCGAAGCAAAACTAGAATTTTGGTTACACGGACCGGAATGTATACGAAGAAGACAATATTATCTGCAGAGCGGCTACGAATACACTGCTGCTGCAGAACAGGAAGAGATTAAAGAACCAATAACACGATTGGTAGCAGCAACAGGAAAGGCATGCGAAGACTTAATCGCAAAATACCCGCACCATCACACTCATGACAAAACAGTAAGACACTTTGCATGGCTGTGTAGAGCCATAAACAATATGAAGAAGGTCAATAAAGACACAGGCATCAGAAACGAAAAGAGATCGGGCCCACTCACCACCACTGAATTGAATGAAGGACTAACACTCGTAGTCCGAATTATGCAAGCCACTATTTATCCAAATGAAGTAGCGGAATTACGAAAAACTGGGAAGGTGCCTACGAAAGGACCTTTCCAGCATCTCAACGCAATCGTCAGAAATGGAGTCATACATGTCACAGGGAGACTCCACAATGCAGAAATGCCCATCTCACAAAAGAATCCAATATTGATTCCCAAATCGCACCCATTTTCGAGggtaataattcaaaaaatacatgaGGATAGATTTCACGCCGGAACAGATCTGGTAATAAACGAATTTCGACAAAGATTTTGGATGAGGGATCTCCGAAGGACCGTACAAGGAGTCATTCAACGATGCATCTTATGTGCCAAAGCGCGGCCCAGACGTTTACAGCAACGAATGGGACAACTGCCCTCGCCCAGGGTAAATGAATCAGTAGCGTTCACTCACACGGGAGTGGACTTATGTGGGCCATTCGAAGTATATCtcaatcaaaaatcgaaatgcAAGACCACAGCATATGCTTGCATCTTCATATGTTTTGCGACCAAAGCAGTTCACCTAGAAGTCGTCGAAGATCAGTCGACGGCAGCGTTCATATCAGCACTTCTCCGTTTCACATCAGTGAGGGGAATACCCGAGGTTATTTACTCCGACAATGGGCGGAACTTTGTCGGGGCCAGCAGAGAACTCAATCGTTTACGAAGAATATATAacaatgaagtttttcaaaacaaattagttGATATTGCGGCAACTCACAGAataagattttcattcattccacCCCGAAGCCCCAGCTTTGGAGGACTTTGGGAAGCGAACATAAAGGTAGCCAAGCGGCTCTTTAGTGCAGCGGCCAGAGGAGCACAGCTAAACATCATGGAATTGCAGACACTGTTCTACCAAGTGGCCGCAATAATGAATTCGCGACCACTCACACCTGTTTACACGACGCCAGATTCACCGACCGCGATCACACCCGGTCATTTTTTGATAGCACGCCCAATGCTAGCCGTGCCCATCCCTACGCAGAGTGAGGATGGAAGCAATCTCACAACCAGATGGAAACGAGTACAATCGCAGCTCGAACAATTTTGGAGAAGATGGAGAGACGAGTATCTCCACCAGTTACGTGATTATGCAAAATGGACCAAGCAACAAGCCAACGTTAAGGTAGGCCAAATCGTATTGATCGGAGACGATCACCTTCCCGTAGCAAGGTGGCCTATGGGAATTGTCACACAAATACACCCTGGAAATGATGGAGTAGTCCGAGTGGCAGTAGTGCGAACCGCTACCGGAATTTACAAACGCAACGTGCGAACACTTGCTCCTCTACCAGTCGAGGAGCACACCATTCAACCCATTATAGAAGAGTATGACAACACAGCTGATAACGAACAGCAATCTCAAGCCGAAGCAATCGAACTAGAAGACGATCCCCCTCCCCAAGCACCCCAAATGATTTGGGACGGTAGACTACGCCCTCGTCCCAAAGGGGGGAGAAAATGGAAGTACACGAAATCAGATTGGGTGACGaccctatgaaaaaattgacaatgcaaatttccgctgataatagcgagacccgaaattccaaacgaagtggtttcacacgctcgagtgcttgggtcagcgattaagaccctcctcgatgcaataaaatgcgccacaatgtagggaacattacgagttccaagaaaacgcgacaattaaaaacaagtataatgttcggcagcgataagatcgagaataccatatcgatgcacgacgtcgcatcatattccatagacggggcattcatcgtggcgatggtgatcgccatcatttactaccattggaggagaaacacgaaacgactgcgcgaactggaaggggcgcagcggaggatccgactcgatagtgtgaatgctgtataatcaaaataatgcgaacgctgtataatcaaacgcacattttgtgctgacatggagaaacaagaaacacccaagtgacctaagcaatgtaaaatttaaggaaatacagttcagtctAAAACCGACCGTGAAGGAGTTAGTACTTAGTCCGAAAGCCGTGTTGGGCCACTATGGCCCAATACTAACATCTTAATTTTAACGAACAACAGTAGTTATCGCACCCCTTCccttaatctagggcattgatgagactaaaataaaatcatggtACATATGATGAAACTATTAACTGTGGATAACGGAGATCCAACGTGCCCCAGGATTTTTGTTTTAGTCcaatcaatgccctagattaaaggAAGGGGTGCGATAACTACTAAATGcttcttgcctaattattttttagcttttaatacattatctgtattgacgtaggactacgtctttcatttctatacctgggtgtaaaatcaaaatttcgtaaacgaaagcattacgccggagaacaagattttgagcaataaaagcttctaaacaactgaacgaaatggtatgataaacacttcattcgaaagataaaatgtctacgcgatatatacttgttactttttgatcaaaaaacttgtttcaatagccttaaaattgctatcAAAACAgattattgaaatcaccaatcattGTATAAacgagcaccgctcggaaatccactcaggcagggacgaatgacctttgggttgaAGTCCCCTCAAAAACAAGAACCGAAATCAACTCAGttttaattgaacagcgattggagaatgttgtcgctgttgtggtgaagctaacttcgttcatcattaAAGCGCTGATGAATGGTGTCACGAAAAGCCTGTTtttgcaccttaggccagacggGAATCTATCATGAGGAGAGTGATGTCACTGAAAAGTCGACCGagaaagtaccagcatcgaaaattggttccgcttgaggcatcggagcagccgccacacacacacacatacgcgcGCGCAACTCTTTCCGTTTGATggtatcgagttagcattaaccactggtggactacgaaaaaaatcgaaaagaatccggaaagatgtcatcgatgctgaaaaataatcagccagttccccttggaattgaaaatcacaatcaagcgaaagagtttattttaatgttttctgttcatataatactgcaatcaaatgcatttcgttttttgatttttcaatcaagtgcaattaacaagaaagcttctgaagattattcttccccattagaagaatattttcgtatcgaatattggatgcataaaaccttgtgcctccaatgtaacgctctcgttttcgaagtcccccaaatattcatttattcattcattcagaatggattcagattcaacttcaaacaaatgatcactaaatcaacgatagtcctacgtcaaccttgcggctatatcacatatataaccagatatgggcaaaatcgcatcgaaattcgttcaaccacactcattcacagataaaactcacccttctattctccgtttatgcctcactttatttgagtaAGAAAATATTCATCTATCATCTCTGCAAAATTCATTCTCGAGTTAAACGGAAAAacactgtctcgattccgctcatcaattctcagagaattttgcattctctcatttgcctcacggaatgacgttagatggtgagagaatcaaattggaaacctTTGTTTGAggcagcgagtgtctctgtaaaatcattcgtttttcacttaaatagcaatcattgagcctcgatcgcgacCAAcgttcattctttgtgtggacaccgactggacaacatcgttgctggacgagctggacagcgagggatcgagtgcctttctcaaggcaagagggcggaggtggtagcgctggagtagagtagagtagagttttcaaagggccttcctcaaggctagagacgaatgaactgcaaaagtttaaagtctctataatacaagaccttccttcctttgaTCGTGACAGTACAATATAGGTAGATAATTGCAatagagttgtttcctgtgcactattgcaatgacatttttgacgtagaactacgtctttcaggaagggtcccaaatcagaaaacaggtcacgtttttatgaaataaagttaacgtcaataactatgTTCACTGTGAAAGAATTCTCATGattcgcataccaatcgaatcggaaattctccaagacttgtttgatatgctatatattacaattcgccaatctctaaacggtttaaattcatgaaaactggaagatcttcctttttcccatacatttgttctgccgatttgtgtgctaaacctactcgtatttcgaatgcttataactcgaacatttcttaataaatcggaaagatgtttgcatcaattgataggaaatatttctacgcgtctatcacaattaataaaatattatttttcatgagatgaacaatcgaataactgtaaaatgtagagcgttatttaaacgccctaactgttaagttttgattggcccgatttatggtttccccaatacagacttcaaaatcgatgtacctgtggaattCCGCTCTGCAAACATACATGCAAGTCgcaggtatttttgttcccaccgagccctgtttccctaacacggacttcaaaattaatgtgcctgggggaatcccctttgcaaatacatacatgcaagtcgagggtggTGTTAAGTACTTTTAtattcgcttgtcgttgtgcagaccggaatatgtttccctaaaacgtacttttaaactgagaagcctgcgaaaatcgtcatttcagatactagaggtgaatgaactttcacggttcgagaactacgtaaacatgagatgtgcaagaatttcagagggaaatgtaaaatacaatgaccgtttgacaattcttccgttcacatattttggtagtcctaggcatcatatcaaacgtaaaaggacgttcatcaaattgtaacgaagaacataatctattacaaaaatttcgatgcattttaaaataatattcgaagtggtaaacaagtggatattacccacttcctgttttattattatgttttctctcataatgaaaccgtttaacttaaaaagtttgtttttactttttttttattttctattttttagtacattaactgtattattagtatatttctctacaataaaaacattccacaattttgaaaaatgtttgatttttgcCTACTTTTTTtaggaatgttttcatgatgtatagtattctattagtcaaatcatttcatttgatattgatAATGACGtgaatgcaaaaaatacatagccgACCATTTTGTGCGGGCGACCTTTCTGAATTTATATGTTCATAATGTAGGTTGTTCTCCATGTCATGTCCATTGATTTGTTACACATATCCCAATTTATTTAAACTAATATGAAATCAACCATTTTCTAACggtggccaaattggattttataagataatggaatacaccgtattataatgacagcagagataaaggtgtgttccaagttTCAGATCAATGATCTGACAGATGAAGTATTGTCTCGGGAACTTCGATAGTTTGatggttttgaaaattttggccACCTTCTATTTTCCTGATGCGGTatcagggtgccaatgaatgtatgggaaaaaacgaccctaaaatttcaaaaagttacgctatacaaaatgttcaccagctcgaaaaaacaccctataccGAATTTCAACTCAattggacttaagggagagtggcgcaaagcggtcaaggtTTGagctttttgaaaatcgaaaaatcacccaaggggggagtaaaggaaatcggggttttcgaaaaaaaaattgttgatactagatgtcttaaaattgcataaaacgtcgagatctagtgtcatctcgaaaatttttctcTTGTCAAAAATAAgcattctgggactttttttcggagtacgaaacgaaaagtatggtttttgggtgccaataaaaatagttatctcgatttttcattcggaacttgctatgaaatgttgatttgcacgataatatacccttatgcaaaatattagctcattcgggcttcacttactggtgtcacaaacgcaaaattggatttacaattacataaaaaaatatcaaaaatagatttttcaggcgtaaaaacgaccaagtaccaaaaacatttgttttgacaaaaaaaaatttaagtccGATAaactgaaattcggcatagggtgttttatgAGGTGgtgaaattttttatttgaagtatctttttgaaattagagatgaccattttcattggcaccctaatctttatatataaaaatggatttctgtctgtctgtctgtctgattcttatggaatcggaaactactgaaccgatcaacatgagaattggtatataggggtttttggggccggggaaggttttcat
Protein-coding sequences here:
- the LOC129781940 gene encoding uncharacterized protein LOC129781940; its protein translation is MAKLIEKFWRLEEACFQDWEPKQHDECEAESHFRTTLEIAPDGRYITRMPLRGEPSSLGDSYQQAYRRFTSLEQRLKRNADLYKEYRAFMNEYETLGHMVPVTTEDFHKVKYFIPHSCVVKPDSTSTKVRVVFDASAKTSTGVSLNDIQIVGPTIQKDLFDLLIDFKTHNDVLVADIAKMYRQIHIAYTDTWLQCILWRDSPNDQLKAYRLTTVTYGEASSSFLACRALHEAAEDYRSVNPRIADTIQRSFYVDNLMIGASNADELTETKREIEHALSLHGFPLRKWASNNASVLEGIPEKDLEPLIQVGDQEVIKTLGIAWNPKTDVFQFISTKNIGETYEALTKRQMVSKILRLYDPIGLIQPVIITAKILMQELWTYNVSWDDDVPDQALSSWKKFEASLVELSKIEIPRMSTPSHTIALDLHGFSDASEKAYGCVIYLHAINLKGEESTNLLCSKSRVAPLKKVTLPRLELLAAALLAELTAKIKSILAGRISSEYYYSDSQVALSWIKSSNTRWGTFIRNRVQKIHSTTNPEHWKYISTKENPADMVSRGIPVRKLREAKLEFWLHGPECIRRRQYYLQSGYEYTAAAEQEEIKEPITRLVAATGKACEDLIAKYPHHHTHDKTVRHFAWLCRAINNMKKVNKDTGIRNEKRSGPLTTTELNEGLTLVVRIMQATIYPNEVAELRKTGKVPTKGPFQHLNAIVRNGVIHVTGRLHNAEMPISQKNPILIPKSHPFSRVIIQKIHEDRFHAGTDLVINEFRQRFWMRDLRRTVQGVIQRCILCAKARPRRLQQRMGQLPSPRVNESVAFTHTGVDLCGPFEVYLNQKSKCKTTAYACIFICFATKAVHLEVVEDQSTAAFISALLRFTSVRGIPEVIYSDNGRNFVGASRELNRLRRIYNNEVFQNKLVDIAATHRIRFSFIPPRSPSFGGLWEANIKVAKRLFSAAARGAQLNIMELQTLFYQVAAIMNSRPLTPVYTTPDSPTAITPGHFLIARPMLAVPIPTQSEDGSNLTTRWKRVQSQLEQFWRRWRDEYLHQLRDYAKWTKQQANVKVGQIVLIGDDHLPVARWPMGIVTQIHPGNDGVVRVAVVRTATGIYKRNVRTLAPLPVEEHTIQPIIEEYDNTADNEQQSQAEAIELEDDPPPQAPQMIWDGRLRPRPKGGRKWKYTKSDWVTTL